One segment of Bradyrhizobium sp. CB2312 DNA contains the following:
- a CDS encoding glycosyltransferase family 1 protein translates to MPAKTFHDDPDAMVLNLFYEDKDDRWFPGDRHLRRMARRMLLGEPRMSGQLRVFLNLCAGLDRLGIRYRVNDYGYIAQHPSELACIIGRTFLLDKFAWKNPILLGVAAHNHPLDDPDLFKRLPVKKVVVPGPWYVDMYRPYWPDTEAWPVGIDTDLWAPSPAVDKTVDVLVYDKVHWDRERYAPELIEPVRARLAKEGCSFIELRYGSYKEEDYQAALARSRAMIFLCQNESQGIAYQQALSCGVPVFAWDPGGPWRDPEYYPHRVQFGPVSSVPYWDARCGVRFADIAGFESGWDDFWAGCAVDRFDPRGFVLDNLTLEQRALQYYEIAQGIVRQQAAPQASRLVVDGCLTGIG, encoded by the coding sequence GTGCCCGCAAAGACATTCCACGACGACCCCGATGCCATGGTCCTCAATCTCTTCTACGAGGATAAGGACGATCGCTGGTTTCCCGGCGACCGGCATCTGCGGCGCATGGCGCGCCGCATGCTGCTCGGCGAGCCGCGCATGAGCGGGCAGCTTCGCGTGTTCCTCAATCTCTGCGCGGGGCTCGACCGGCTCGGCATCCGCTACCGCGTCAACGACTACGGCTACATCGCGCAGCATCCGAGCGAGCTCGCCTGCATCATCGGCCGCACCTTCCTGCTCGACAAGTTCGCGTGGAAGAACCCGATCCTGCTCGGCGTCGCCGCGCACAATCATCCGCTCGACGACCCTGATTTGTTCAAGCGCCTGCCGGTGAAGAAGGTGGTGGTGCCAGGCCCGTGGTACGTCGACATGTACCGGCCGTACTGGCCCGACACGGAGGCCTGGCCGGTCGGCATCGACACCGATCTCTGGGCGCCGTCGCCCGCCGTGGACAAGACCGTCGACGTGCTGGTCTACGACAAGGTCCATTGGGACCGCGAGCGCTATGCGCCCGAGCTGATCGAGCCCGTTCGCGCCCGTCTCGCCAAGGAGGGCTGCTCGTTCATCGAGCTGCGTTACGGCAGCTACAAGGAGGAGGACTATCAGGCCGCGCTGGCGCGCTCGCGCGCGATGATCTTCCTGTGCCAGAACGAGAGCCAGGGCATCGCCTATCAGCAGGCGCTGTCCTGCGGCGTGCCGGTGTTCGCCTGGGACCCCGGCGGCCCGTGGCGGGATCCCGAATATTATCCGCACCGCGTCCAGTTCGGACCGGTGTCCTCGGTGCCGTACTGGGACGCGCGTTGCGGCGTAAGGTTCGCCGACATCGCAGGCTTCGAGTCGGGCTGGGACGATTTCTGGGCGGGGTGTGCGGTTGACAGGTTCGATCCGCGCGGCTTCGTGCTCGACAATCTCACGCTGGAGCAGCGCGCACTGCAATATTACGAGATCGCGCAGGGCATCGTGCGGCAGCAGGCGGCGCCGCAGGCCTCACGCCTGGTGGTTGACGGATGCTTAACAGGCATCGGCTAG
- a CDS encoding methyltransferase — MNKPATIDFATVTHLSAAAAQAPALHDLVPGEARDSLLAVQDTLRRELPQGPLAIYEAGGGSCSVVPPELLSRSRITVVDIDEDQVRNNTYADEAILGDVQTYRFGKETFDLVICYNVIEHLPHVDAALLNFRDALKRGGMILIGAPNPRSLSGVVTKYSPHWFHVWFYRNIRGIKDAGLPGEPPFPTFFHPLVTLPRLEAFAAANGLEMIYRREVESPRYPEMRRRKPLFATLVDAGAAVLNAVLPRGTDVRRGDYHVILRKR, encoded by the coding sequence ATGAACAAGCCAGCCACGATCGATTTCGCGACAGTCACCCACCTCTCCGCGGCCGCTGCACAGGCGCCGGCGCTGCACGACCTCGTGCCCGGCGAAGCGCGCGACAGCCTGCTCGCCGTGCAGGACACGCTGCGCCGCGAGCTGCCGCAGGGCCCGCTCGCGATCTACGAAGCCGGCGGCGGCTCGTGCAGCGTCGTGCCGCCGGAATTGCTGAGCCGCAGCAGGATCACCGTGGTCGACATCGACGAGGACCAGGTCCGCAACAACACCTACGCGGATGAAGCCATCCTCGGCGACGTGCAGACCTACCGCTTCGGAAAAGAGACTTTCGATCTCGTGATTTGCTACAACGTGATCGAGCATCTGCCCCATGTCGACGCCGCGCTTTTGAATTTCCGCGACGCGCTCAAGCGCGGCGGCATGATCTTGATCGGCGCGCCCAATCCGCGCTCGCTATCCGGCGTGGTCACCAAATATTCGCCGCACTGGTTTCACGTCTGGTTCTACCGGAATATCCGCGGCATCAAGGATGCCGGCCTGCCGGGCGAGCCGCCGTTCCCGACCTTCTTCCATCCGCTGGTGACGCTGCCGCGCCTCGAAGCGTTCGCCGCCGCCAACGGGCTCGAGATGATCTACCGCCGTGAGGTCGAGAGCCCGCGCTATCCCGAGATGCGCCGGCGCAAGCCGCTGTTCGCGACCCTGGTCGATGCCGGCGCCGCCGTGCTGAACGCCGTGCTTCCGCGCGGGACCGATGTCCGCCGCGGCGACTATCACGTCATCCTGCGGAAGAGGTGA
- a CDS encoding GNAT family N-acetyltransferase, whose protein sequence is MTFLSVEQVNGQVSSASGIAVDFVRDWRQAALRLSAGHRTAFQHGYWLGAWYEAFGGVAPLIAVVSDAATGRDIAVVPLVSHVRRGIRIVEFADFGVTDNNAPILASDAALDAAAMDAIGAALVEALCALPDGFDLLRLKKMPAQVGGKANPLVSLGRIGSSSLNGNLVLTGDDYEAYQASIKRMQMPRCWRVFNRHAGARFEIATDVARAHELLDVMDGQQQARMRKLGSRFVLNDETHAKFYREVARQGVAEGYAVISALVCDEGVVATTLGVRHGATYFLLRISHAGHSWASCSPGLLVTERTMAALHAQGVRRFDLSIGNHDYKRRFGAEKVPLTDVSVALSWRGAPYALRDHAAQGLRRHPRLAALAARAMGKAAN, encoded by the coding sequence ATGACGTTTCTCAGCGTCGAGCAAGTCAACGGTCAGGTGTCCAGCGCGTCGGGAATCGCGGTCGATTTCGTGCGCGACTGGCGGCAGGCCGCATTGCGCCTCAGCGCAGGCCATCGCACCGCGTTTCAGCATGGCTACTGGCTCGGCGCCTGGTACGAGGCGTTCGGCGGCGTCGCGCCGCTGATCGCAGTGGTCTCCGATGCGGCGACGGGCAGGGACATCGCGGTGGTGCCGCTGGTCAGCCATGTCAGGCGTGGCATTCGCATCGTCGAATTTGCCGATTTCGGCGTCACCGACAACAACGCGCCGATCCTGGCGTCCGATGCCGCGCTGGACGCGGCGGCGATGGATGCGATCGGGGCGGCGCTGGTCGAGGCCTTGTGCGCGCTGCCCGACGGCTTCGACCTGCTGCGCCTGAAGAAGATGCCGGCCCAGGTCGGGGGCAAGGCCAACCCGCTGGTGTCGCTCGGCCGGATCGGCTCAAGCTCGCTCAACGGCAATCTCGTGTTGACCGGCGACGATTACGAGGCGTACCAGGCCTCGATCAAGCGCATGCAGATGCCGCGCTGCTGGCGCGTCTTCAATCGGCACGCGGGCGCACGGTTCGAGATCGCCACGGATGTCGCGCGCGCGCATGAGCTACTGGACGTGATGGATGGCCAGCAGCAGGCGCGCATGCGCAAGCTCGGCTCGCGCTTCGTCCTCAACGACGAGACCCATGCGAAGTTCTATCGCGAGGTCGCGCGCCAGGGTGTTGCGGAAGGTTATGCCGTCATCTCGGCGCTGGTCTGCGACGAGGGCGTCGTCGCCACCACGCTCGGCGTCAGGCATGGCGCGACCTATTTTCTCCTGCGCATCAGCCACGCCGGCCATTCATGGGCGAGCTGCTCGCCGGGTCTGCTCGTCACCGAGCGCACCATGGCCGCGCTGCATGCACAGGGCGTGCGCCGCTTCGATCTCAGCATCGGCAATCACGACTACAAGCGCCGCTTCGGCGCGGAGAAGGTGCCGCTGACAGACGTCAGCGTCGCGCTGTCCTGGCGCGGGGCACCTTATGCCTTGCGCGACCATGCCGCGCAGGGCCTGCGCCGCCATCCGAGACTCGCCGCCCTTGCCGCGCGCGCCATGGGCAAGGCTGCAAATTAG
- a CDS encoding glycosyltransferase family 2 protein, with protein MTLIPTDLSATRLQDAVRDPNREIAASSRVIDLSVGIVVCIPCFRRPQHLRLTLDSLVNQRTPRSFAVVMVENDAARRESAPVAAEYLADGRLQGICLVEKRQGNCQAINAAFETAQALFPAATRFLMIDDDEIASPDWLELMVRTAEATGADVVGGPVLPVFDDDSKPWLGRHPAFCPAYDYTGAVPLIYGCGNCLITRAAFERFERPAFDLRFNFLGGGDCDFFVRCRDAGMTFHWTAEAVITETVPQSRTSLSWIARRGLRIGAINYRVQSKAARGTGARIRVFAQMLARLPLSLLRSARLLATSKAVVAVHPTLVALGSLLAAFGIEPKPYEASKIVS; from the coding sequence ATGACATTGATCCCGACTGACCTGTCAGCCACGCGTCTCCAGGATGCCGTGCGCGATCCCAACCGGGAGATCGCGGCGAGCTCCCGCGTCATAGACCTGTCGGTCGGCATCGTCGTCTGCATTCCCTGTTTCCGCCGCCCGCAGCATCTGCGGCTGACGCTGGACTCGCTCGTGAACCAGCGCACGCCGCGCTCCTTTGCCGTCGTCATGGTCGAGAACGATGCCGCGCGGCGCGAGAGCGCGCCGGTCGCGGCGGAGTATCTCGCGGACGGCAGGCTCCAGGGCATCTGCCTCGTCGAGAAGCGGCAGGGCAATTGCCAGGCGATCAACGCCGCGTTCGAGACGGCGCAGGCGCTGTTTCCCGCCGCGACCCGCTTCCTGATGATCGACGACGACGAGATCGCTTCGCCGGACTGGCTGGAGCTGATGGTCCGCACCGCGGAGGCGACCGGCGCCGACGTGGTCGGCGGGCCGGTGCTGCCGGTGTTCGACGACGACAGCAAGCCGTGGCTCGGACGTCATCCCGCCTTCTGTCCTGCCTACGATTACACCGGCGCGGTGCCGCTGATCTATGGCTGCGGCAATTGCCTGATCACGCGGGCTGCGTTCGAGCGGTTCGAGCGTCCCGCCTTCGACCTGCGCTTCAATTTCCTCGGCGGCGGCGATTGCGATTTCTTCGTGCGCTGCCGCGATGCCGGCATGACCTTTCACTGGACCGCGGAAGCGGTCATCACCGAGACCGTGCCGCAGAGCCGCACCAGCCTCAGTTGGATCGCCAGGCGCGGCCTGCGCATCGGCGCGATCAACTACCGTGTGCAGTCCAAGGCCGCGCGGGGCACCGGAGCACGGATTCGGGTATTTGCGCAGATGCTGGCGCGCTTGCCGTTGTCGCTGCTTCGCTCCGCGCGTCTGCTCGCGACATCGAAAGCCGTCGTCGCCGTGCATCCCACGCTGGTCGCGCTCGGCTCCCTGCTCGCGGCGTTCGGCATCGAGCCGAAGCCCTATGAGGCCTCGAAGATTGTGTCCTGA
- a CDS encoding O-antigen ligase: MDRSAADMTDVEVRSLGHAFRDGLAGLNAVQAARCLVTIAALLLVLVTLDPFPDLRSEAATTVVGGRMALTYISWALLAAVAVLFVAATDGPSLRSLVTPLHLCLVGWLFVNIVFSESRGVSIQRFVLAASVTSLAVLLPLLPPTQGNFNLCLGGAALMLLALCYLGVFLAPQYATHTALDITEPMLAGDWRGSFGHKNVASPVMTILVYVGIYLTAVGSFVMGPAVAVLAGIFLIFTGGKTSTVLCLAIYGLASLVYVTRSLWLKRIICFVPLIVMNLLTVGSVLSPALGTMTRQLPLDPTFTGRSDIWEFALAAVAEKPIIGHGYAAFWDDVTARQTAQGAEWATSAAHSHNSYLDLAVTIGLPGLLLVILIFVLAPLGNFQSAQAYSRSSALAKLFLTVWLFGLYYGTTETFLLERQNPIWFMFALAVAGLHFLARFQCVDQVKSERCQLVAVRLVGSA, encoded by the coding sequence ATGGATCGCAGCGCCGCTGACATGACCGACGTCGAGGTCCGATCGCTCGGTCACGCGTTTCGCGATGGGCTTGCGGGGCTGAACGCCGTGCAGGCGGCGCGATGTCTCGTCACGATCGCCGCGCTGCTCCTCGTGCTGGTGACGCTCGATCCGTTTCCCGATTTGCGCAGCGAGGCTGCCACCACCGTCGTCGGCGGACGCATGGCGCTCACTTATATCTCCTGGGCGCTCCTGGCTGCGGTGGCGGTGTTGTTCGTCGCCGCGACGGACGGGCCTTCGCTGAGGAGCCTGGTCACACCGCTGCATCTCTGTCTGGTCGGCTGGCTGTTCGTCAACATCGTCTTCTCCGAGAGCCGCGGCGTGTCGATCCAGCGCTTTGTGCTCGCCGCCAGCGTGACCTCGCTTGCCGTTCTGCTCCCATTGCTGCCGCCGACGCAGGGCAACTTCAACCTGTGCCTCGGCGGGGCCGCGCTCATGCTGCTCGCGCTCTGTTATCTCGGCGTCTTCCTCGCGCCACAATACGCGACCCACACCGCGCTCGACATCACCGAGCCGATGCTGGCCGGCGACTGGCGCGGCAGCTTCGGCCACAAGAACGTCGCTTCGCCGGTGATGACCATCCTGGTCTATGTCGGCATTTACCTCACCGCCGTTGGCTCGTTCGTGATGGGGCCGGCGGTCGCAGTGCTCGCCGGCATCTTCCTGATCTTCACCGGCGGCAAGACCTCGACGGTGCTGTGCCTTGCGATCTATGGCCTCGCATCGCTTGTCTATGTGACGCGGAGCCTGTGGCTGAAACGGATCATCTGCTTCGTGCCGTTGATCGTGATGAACCTCTTGACGGTCGGCAGCGTCTTGAGCCCAGCGCTGGGGACCATGACGCGGCAGCTTCCGCTGGATCCGACCTTCACCGGCCGTTCCGACATCTGGGAGTTCGCGCTCGCGGCCGTCGCCGAAAAGCCGATCATCGGCCACGGTTATGCGGCCTTCTGGGACGACGTGACCGCACGGCAGACCGCCCAGGGCGCCGAATGGGCGACGAGCGCGGCGCACAGCCACAACAGCTATCTCGACCTCGCGGTCACCATCGGCCTGCCGGGACTGTTGCTCGTGATCCTCATCTTCGTGCTCGCGCCGCTCGGCAATTTCCAGTCGGCCCAGGCCTACAGCCGCAGCAGCGCGCTCGCAAAGCTGTTCCTGACCGTGTGGCTGTTCGGTCTCTATTACGGAACCACCGAGACCTTCCTGCTCGAACGGCAGAATCCGATCTGGTTCATGTTCGCGCTTGCGGTCGCGGGCCTGCATTTCCTGGCCAGGTTCCAATGCGTCGATCAGGTGAAATCCGAACGTTGCCAGCTTGTCGCAGTCCGTTTGGTGGGATCGGCTTAA
- a CDS encoding exopolysaccharide transport family protein has product MFDYNQPIDRARPEALQQKPEAGFTVLELSHLLWRRKVAIAAAALLGATLAVAVGKSITPRYTATAQLYVDPRELQLVDRELTPRAQDVSGMSMVVESQARLITSNSVLLQVIQQAGLDKDPEFGGSDGKSLMSSLLGLIGLQPRAPSAADSREVQLGALEALNKHITIRKTEKSFIVDIEVWSTDPAKAAMLANTLTNAYLTESRNSQASAARRATNDLSGRLKELRDRLRNAETTLATYKAQNNFVGTQDALISDQQLSASNQRLSAARAATMDAQARLDQIEASRRTAADAGAIPEALQSPTIANLRAQYADARKKYAEQAGELGPRHPALRQTEKQVEDLKRTINEEIDRFAQSAKNDLTRARDYEASLNRALEAQKRQSVQLSQAAVRLRELEREADASRDVYQSFLKRSRETEEQETLNTSAARVIGEATVPQRRSFPPGMTLFAMIGFIFGAIAASGWFVAAEFLLAGAAAPVPTPARPQRTPAPDTARAPQVARTPEPAPPQPVPQAPEVAHALPELAAPPLQPAMAEKPLIEKPLIARFQEADVIHTLGAILASGGGVDVTRLGWPTLRPGFPLTSLLNAWRDMRAAAVRRAGGKAMPVIALVGAGETTGRSVTALNFALAAARDGVRVLMIDADHLAHSLSNKVNRNGKSEPSRLGWLSNGSKAAREIKTVNGISVLPAAEGDAGKAAEAIRKAIAQARSAGGYDLVILDGPVTPLTAGSRKLLDDTDALVAVLPTSLDINDGLEEILSTLGRAERKLVGVVLDELTPATQARQRGRQYA; this is encoded by the coding sequence ATGTTTGACTATAACCAGCCGATAGATCGCGCCAGGCCGGAGGCTCTGCAGCAGAAGCCGGAGGCCGGTTTCACCGTGCTGGAGCTTTCCCATCTGCTCTGGCGCCGAAAGGTCGCAATTGCCGCGGCCGCCCTGCTCGGCGCGACGCTTGCCGTCGCCGTCGGCAAGAGCATAACGCCCCGTTACACCGCCACCGCCCAGCTCTATGTCGATCCGCGCGAACTTCAACTGGTCGATCGCGAGCTCACGCCGCGGGCGCAGGACGTCTCCGGCATGTCCATGGTGGTGGAGAGCCAGGCGCGGCTGATCACGTCCAACAGCGTGCTGCTCCAGGTGATCCAGCAGGCCGGTCTCGACAAGGATCCGGAGTTCGGCGGCAGTGACGGCAAGAGCCTGATGTCGTCGCTGCTCGGCCTGATCGGCCTTCAGCCCCGCGCGCCCTCGGCCGCGGACAGCAGGGAAGTGCAGCTCGGCGCGCTCGAGGCGCTGAACAAGCACATCACCATCCGCAAGACCGAGAAGAGCTTCATCGTCGACATCGAGGTCTGGTCGACCGACCCGGCGAAGGCGGCGATGCTCGCCAACACGCTGACCAACGCCTACCTCACGGAATCCCGCAACTCGCAGGCTTCCGCCGCGCGGCGCGCCACCAACGATCTCTCCGGCCGCCTCAAGGAGCTGCGCGATCGGCTGCGCAACGCCGAAACCACGCTCGCCACCTACAAGGCCCAGAACAATTTCGTCGGCACCCAGGACGCGCTGATCAGCGACCAGCAGCTCTCCGCCAGCAACCAGCGGCTGTCCGCAGCCCGCGCGGCGACGATGGACGCGCAGGCACGGCTCGACCAGATCGAGGCCAGCCGGCGCACGGCAGCGGATGCCGGCGCGATCCCCGAGGCGCTGCAATCGCCGACCATCGCGAACCTGCGCGCCCAATATGCCGACGCCCGCAAGAAATACGCGGAGCAGGCCGGCGAGCTCGGCCCGCGCCATCCGGCGCTGCGCCAGACCGAGAAGCAGGTCGAAGATCTCAAGCGCACGATCAACGAGGAGATCGACCGCTTCGCCCAGTCCGCCAAGAACGATCTGACGCGCGCCCGCGACTACGAGGCCTCGCTCAACCGGGCGCTGGAAGCGCAGAAGCGGCAGAGCGTCCAGCTCAGCCAGGCCGCAGTGCGGCTGCGCGAGCTCGAGCGCGAGGCCGATGCCAGCCGCGACGTCTATCAGTCCTTCCTCAAGCGCTCGCGCGAGACCGAGGAACAGGAGACGCTGAACACCTCGGCCGCCCGCGTTATCGGCGAAGCCACGGTGCCGCAGCGGCGCTCGTTCCCGCCGGGGATGACCCTGTTCGCGATGATCGGCTTCATCTTCGGCGCGATCGCGGCCTCGGGCTGGTTCGTGGCCGCCGAATTTCTGCTCGCCGGCGCGGCCGCACCCGTGCCGACGCCCGCCCGCCCCCAGCGCACGCCGGCGCCGGACACTGCGCGCGCACCGCAGGTCGCACGAACGCCGGAACCTGCCCCGCCCCAGCCGGTCCCGCAAGCTCCCGAGGTCGCGCATGCCCTGCCGGAACTTGCCGCGCCGCCGCTGCAACCCGCGATGGCCGAAAAGCCCCTGATCGAAAAGCCGTTGATCGCACGCTTCCAGGAGGCCGATGTCATTCACACGCTCGGCGCCATCCTCGCCTCCGGCGGCGGCGTCGATGTCACCCGGCTGGGCTGGCCGACGCTGCGCCCCGGCTTTCCGCTGACGAGCCTGCTCAACGCCTGGCGCGACATGCGCGCCGCCGCCGTCCGTCGCGCCGGTGGCAAGGCGATGCCGGTCATCGCGCTGGTCGGTGCCGGCGAGACCACCGGGCGCAGCGTGACCGCCCTGAATTTCGCCCTCGCGGCCGCGCGCGACGGCGTGCGCGTGCTGATGATCGATGCCGACCATCTGGCACATTCGCTCTCGAACAAGGTCAACCGTAACGGCAAGAGCGAGCCGAGCCGGCTCGGCTGGCTCTCGAACGGCAGCAAGGCCGCGCGCGAGATCAAGACGGTCAACGGCATCTCGGTTCTGCCCGCCGCCGAAGGCGATGCCGGCAAGGCGGCTGAGGCCATCCGCAAGGCGATTGCGCAGGCGCGTTCCGCCGGCGGCTATGATCTCGTGATCCTCGACGGCCCCGTGACGCCGCTCACCGCCGGCAGCCGCAAGCTGCTCGACGACACTGATGCGCTGGTGGCAGTGCTGCCGACCAGCCTCGACATCAACGACGGCCTGGAAGAGATCCTGAGCACGCTCGGCCGCGCCGAGCGCAAGCTCGTCGGCGTCGTGCTCGACGAGCTCACCCCCGCAACCCAAGCGCGCCAGCGAGGCAGACAATATGCTTGA
- a CDS encoding glycosyltransferase, with product MITAEDVLDLPASARIAPAMRLPLPASPTTPVSVVIPAKNVAAYIGETLVSALAQSEVGEVIVVDDGSSDDTVAIVRAMRDPRLRLMTNDSAGVSAARNLGARHASGDWLLFLDADDRLRPGAAAALLAAARAAPRAVLVYGDYNTIDSEGRQIGRRELLKGRRKPSGDVLARLAAGNFIVNGGIALARAEAFRAIGGFDTSLRYCEDWHCWCRLAAIGEFEFAPKLLLDYRVHTANTMNAAVRTPQDFFPAIARVFDDGLILARLPEGTAAGLRQAAEIHLVTYSAMQAVRFGRYRQSLGYLGMIGRRSLRALPRAAIRVVLTCFGI from the coding sequence CTGATCACCGCCGAAGACGTTCTCGATCTGCCGGCCTCCGCGCGTATCGCTCCGGCGATGCGTCTGCCGCTGCCGGCGAGCCCGACCACTCCGGTGTCCGTCGTCATTCCGGCCAAGAACGTTGCGGCCTATATCGGCGAAACCCTCGTAAGCGCGCTGGCGCAGAGCGAGGTCGGCGAGGTGATCGTCGTGGACGACGGTTCGTCGGACGACACGGTTGCGATCGTCCGCGCCATGCGCGACCCGCGGCTGCGCCTGATGACCAACGATTCCGCCGGCGTGTCGGCCGCGCGCAATCTCGGCGCGCGCCATGCGAGCGGCGATTGGCTGCTCTTCCTCGATGCCGACGACCGCCTGCGGCCCGGCGCGGCAGCGGCCCTGCTGGCGGCGGCGCGCGCCGCTCCGCGCGCGGTTCTCGTCTACGGCGACTACAACACGATCGACAGCGAGGGACGGCAGATCGGCCGGCGTGAGCTGCTGAAAGGCCGCCGCAAGCCTTCCGGCGACGTGCTGGCGCGGCTCGCGGCCGGCAACTTCATCGTCAATGGCGGCATCGCGCTCGCGCGCGCGGAAGCCTTTCGCGCCATCGGCGGCTTCGACACCTCGCTCAGATATTGCGAGGACTGGCATTGCTGGTGCCGCCTCGCGGCGATCGGCGAATTCGAGTTCGCGCCAAAGCTGCTGCTCGACTATCGCGTGCACACCGCCAACACCATGAACGCGGCGGTGCGGACGCCGCAGGATTTCTTCCCGGCGATCGCGCGCGTCTTCGACGACGGGCTGATCCTGGCGCGGTTGCCGGAGGGCACCGCGGCCGGGCTGCGCCAGGCCGCCGAGATTCATCTCGTCACCTATTCGGCGATGCAGGCGGTGCGCTTCGGCCGATATCGCCAGTCGCTGGGCTATCTCGGGATGATCGGCCGGCGCTCGCTCAGGGCGCTGCCGCGCGCGGCGATCCGGGTCGTCCTCACCTGTTTCGGCATCTGA